A genomic stretch from Sporocytophaga myxococcoides includes:
- a CDS encoding PKD domain-containing protein: protein MNIKRLSLYILITGVLFSSCKPQKGKDEDLPAPSAADFTFERKIDPNDPNDLNTYTFRNTTPGAFITSWDFGGVAKSKNVNETVFFGYKGTYKIKLLASTPGGTTTITKDLVIEENSPYAADFTVEEVDDFTFKVKSTTPNPLTQVFKFANGDSSTTEEASVKFPFAGTYDITLKVNTSKGPSSITRKVTVKKDDESNPDLTNETFRLLTGGREAVNGKTWVLAKVKGSGGNGGRDALVPQWNLALNGPTGPEFENGMLNNEFTFNIRGYQYIPKNTNVTVNWAAANAFFGKNQPDYNDIAYSDPKHTQAPFKLTPVNDTYLGNVYALTILNGSYLGYFENRFTSKIMRITEDSLYVRHGYDEAGLFNNPELDYCVRYFTFVRKK from the coding sequence ATGAATATCAAAAGACTTTCATTGTATATCCTTATTACAGGAGTATTATTCTCCTCCTGCAAACCTCAAAAGGGCAAAGATGAAGACCTACCTGCACCAAGTGCAGCTGACTTTACTTTCGAAAGGAAAATAGACCCTAATGATCCTAATGATCTGAATACATATACTTTCAGAAACACAACTCCTGGAGCCTTTATCACCTCATGGGATTTCGGAGGAGTAGCAAAATCAAAAAATGTTAATGAAACTGTTTTCTTCGGATATAAAGGTACTTACAAGATAAAATTACTGGCTTCTACTCCAGGCGGAACAACAACAATTACAAAAGACCTTGTTATTGAAGAAAACAGCCCTTATGCTGCTGATTTTACAGTTGAAGAGGTAGACGACTTTACGTTTAAAGTTAAATCAACCACCCCCAATCCTCTAACTCAGGTTTTCAAATTCGCAAATGGAGACAGTTCTACAACAGAAGAAGCATCCGTTAAATTTCCTTTTGCCGGTACATATGACATAACACTTAAGGTAAATACATCTAAAGGTCCCTCTTCTATCACACGCAAGGTTACTGTTAAAAAAGACGATGAAAGTAATCCTGACCTGACCAATGAAACCTTCAGATTATTAACTGGAGGTCGTGAAGCTGTCAATGGCAAAACCTGGGTGCTTGCAAAAGTTAAGGGTTCTGGTGGTAATGGTGGACGAGATGCATTGGTACCTCAATGGAACTTAGCTTTAAACGGCCCTACCGGACCTGAATTTGAAAATGGAATGTTAAACAATGAGTTTACTTTCAATATTCGTGGATATCAATACATTCCTAAAAACACAAATGTCACAGTAAACTGGGCAGCTGCAAACGCTTTTTTTGGGAAAAATCAACCTGATTATAATGATATAGCATATTCAGATCCTAAGCATACTCAAGCACCATTTAAACTAACGCCTGTAAACGATACTTACCTTGGTAATGTTTATGCATTAACAATCCTTAACGGTAGTTACTTGGGATATTTTGAAAATAGGTTTACAAGCAAAATTATGAGAATTACCGAAGATTCTTTATATGTTAGGCATGGGTATGATGAAGCAGGCCTATTTAATAATCCAGAACTGGATTATTGCGTGAGGTATTTCACTTTTGTCCGTAAAAAATAA
- a CDS encoding response regulator transcription factor, whose translation MGATDLHKKYTELNVINQEIVSLANEPDIYFHIEKIKKLQEIYPHLKHSPNIICVIDILTQEYLFVSDNILAILGHEPYDIYKEGFRKTFSLFAPNQLQIILDKIFPTMFKFFNQHKLSGTIMDLKISFSALMSHKDGSQRWYLNQITVVRLNEDNNPHWLLKQVTDIHDFKNDNFITFVIAQKNPSGIYHNIYKESFLCDEESTNLTEREIEILHLMSQGFSSREIAETLFISLHTVYKHRKNMLKKMDVKRSGDLMKAAMKAGLI comes from the coding sequence ATGGGGGCTACCGATTTACATAAAAAATATACTGAACTGAATGTCATCAATCAAGAAATAGTTTCTTTAGCAAATGAACCTGATATATATTTTCATATTGAAAAAATAAAAAAACTTCAGGAGATTTATCCGCACCTGAAACACTCCCCTAATATTATTTGTGTTATAGATATCTTAACTCAGGAATATCTTTTTGTAAGTGATAATATACTTGCTATTCTTGGCCATGAGCCTTACGATATATATAAAGAAGGTTTCAGAAAGACATTCTCTTTATTCGCGCCCAATCAGCTTCAAATAATACTGGACAAAATATTTCCTACGATGTTCAAGTTTTTTAATCAGCATAAGCTATCGGGAACAATAATGGATCTGAAAATCTCATTTTCTGCATTAATGAGCCACAAAGATGGCTCTCAAAGATGGTATCTAAATCAGATCACTGTTGTGAGACTAAATGAAGATAACAATCCCCACTGGTTACTAAAACAGGTAACAGATATTCATGATTTTAAAAATGATAATTTTATAACCTTTGTAATAGCACAAAAAAATCCAAGTGGTATTTATCACAATATTTATAAAGAATCATTTTTATGTGATGAGGAATCTACCAATTTAACAGAAAGGGAAATTGAAATTCTACACCTCATGAGCCAGGGATTTTCAAGCAGAGAGATTGCAGAGACTCTTTTTATCAGCCTGCACACTGTATATAAACATAGAAAAAATATGTTAAAAAAAATGGATGTTAAAAGATCCGGAGATTTAATGAAAGCTGCAATGAAAGCAGGTTTAATATGA
- a CDS encoding response regulator transcription factor, protein MKSIQATKSNLEYYKQAGKVIGQYIPARNPQNNKPYNLIDLPQFRSLTAYFPSIVCIIDIISKEYIYVSKNLFDVLGYTQDDFYKEGFLKTVKIFPTDQLEIVLHKIFPLMFEAFEEHSHTDTVDDLKISYCTLVNHNEGHQRWYLHQITVLMKDENNKAHILIKQVTDIHNYKDNDSIIFTIEQKDKQGLYHTIFKKSFQNDNIEHVLSDREIEVLHLMGQGYTSKEIANSLFVSEHTIYKHRKNMLKKMNVKRSGDLLKKAMASGII, encoded by the coding sequence ATGAAAAGTATCCAAGCCACTAAAAGCAATTTAGAATATTATAAACAAGCTGGAAAAGTCATTGGTCAATATATACCAGCCAGAAATCCTCAAAATAACAAGCCTTACAATCTGATTGATTTACCTCAATTCCGTTCATTAACTGCATACTTTCCAAGCATTGTATGTATTATTGACATTATATCCAAGGAATATATATATGTAAGTAAAAATCTTTTTGATGTACTAGGATATACTCAGGATGATTTTTACAAGGAGGGTTTTCTCAAAACAGTAAAAATATTTCCAACGGACCAGCTTGAAATAGTTCTTCATAAAATTTTCCCTTTGATGTTTGAAGCATTCGAAGAGCACAGCCATACAGACACTGTGGATGATTTGAAAATTTCATATTGTACTCTTGTAAATCATAATGAAGGACATCAAAGATGGTACCTTCATCAGATTACAGTTTTAATGAAAGATGAAAATAATAAAGCTCATATCTTAATAAAACAGGTTACTGATATACACAACTATAAAGATAATGACAGTATTATTTTCACAATTGAACAGAAAGACAAACAAGGATTATATCATACAATATTTAAAAAATCATTTCAAAATGATAACATTGAGCATGTACTTTCTGATAGAGAAATTGAAGTGTTACATTTAATGGGCCAAGGCTATACCAGCAAAGAAATTGCAAATTCTTTATTTGTAAGTGAACATACGATTTATAAACATAGAAAAAATATGCTTAAGAAGATGAATGTTAAAAGATCTGGCGATCTTCTAAAGAAAGCCATGGCTTCAGGAATTATTTAG
- a CDS encoding Ig-like domain-containing protein, translating into MKHFSFIRNIAFLILFFCWQNSFAQIPAGSPVALNGKLKVVGSQLTNECGNPVQLKGFSSHGMQWFPNCMKTSALDELANNWGIDIFRLAMYVREEGYITDPSYWKTYIDTWVDECEKRGIYCMIDWHVLTPGDPNANLNEAKDFWAYMATKHGGKKHVLFEICNEPNGVSWSTVKTYANAVIPVIRAIDPSTIIIVGTPNWSQDVDIAANDPLNYNNLMYSLHFYSGTHGASLRQKGDAAIAKGKALFVTECGSSDASGNGGPYLSEFDNWISWMNSKKISWINWSYCDKAEASAALKPGACDADAWNDLSTSGAYMKTKLSVADNFISCVVNSAPTVSITGPANNAAFFAGASITLTANAADADGKISKVEYYNGNTLLGASTTSPYTYIWTGVAAGTHTITAKATDNSGATTTSTAVTVVVTANKVPTVSITAPANNATFEGGTNITLTASATDADGTISKVEFYNGTTLLGSVTNSPYTYTWPAVAAGTYTITAKATDDKGGIGTSASVKIVVTVPQTPYGGKAWPIPGRIEAENYDLGGSGLGYFDSDEGNRGEAFRKDDVDIEVSTDVGGGYNIGWTVKGEWLEYTVDVSEAGKYDFKVRVAAIATGKTMHIEMNGVNVTGGIKVPNTGDFQVWQTVIIPAVSLMAGNQIMRIVFDSDEINLNYVDVAAGNKAPIVSITAPANNTAYVAAASFTITANAADSDGNITKVEFYNGSTLLGSDATSPYSFNWNNVAAGTYLITAKATDNNGASTESTPITVVVNANKLPSVALTTPANNTVLQAPASNVLLTAFATDTDGSVVKVEFYNGATLLGSVNTSPYTYTISSLTAGTYTLMAKVTDDKGGVSTSSAITLVVNQSPLVSIASPLNNASFVAPGDITITAEASDADGLISKVEFYNGSTLLGSDLTAPYSFTWTSVPAGKYNITVKATDNNGGVAISSSVLLIVNQAPSVTIISPANNAAFVVPASVAIDVDATDSDGSVIKVEFYSGEVLIGTDLAAPFSYTMSELPVGTYFITAKATDDKGETTTSSAVSFTVNENQPPVVVVNAPLNNSTVKIGSSVSFDISVSDPDGSVKKVEYYNGTVLIGTSTTAPFNINWTLPVAGSYSITIKVTDNHGGVTVSSPLLLTAVTNQPPKVRITSPKNNDIFLSSKEIILTADASDADGKVSKVEFYIGSSLLGTAVNAPYEFTWFDPGDGIYTIIAVASDDNGAKMPSVPVTINVAPVVSGIQSGSTLSQLKLYPNPSNADFKFVVNEDIESYSVINLLGEEISSEGRVSGGQEMNLGGDLEQGAYVLKVNYASGKKESVRMIKIK; encoded by the coding sequence ATGAAGCACTTCTCCTTCATTAGAAATATCGCTTTTCTAATATTATTTTTTTGCTGGCAGAATAGCTTTGCTCAAATTCCTGCAGGGTCACCCGTTGCTTTAAATGGCAAACTAAAGGTGGTCGGATCTCAATTGACTAATGAGTGTGGAAATCCGGTTCAACTTAAAGGGTTCAGTTCGCATGGTATGCAATGGTTTCCTAATTGTATGAAAACTTCTGCACTAGACGAGCTTGCCAACAACTGGGGAATAGATATCTTCCGTCTGGCAATGTATGTGCGGGAAGAGGGTTATATAACAGACCCTTCATACTGGAAAACATATATTGACACTTGGGTAGATGAATGTGAGAAAAGAGGTATCTATTGTATGATTGACTGGCACGTACTTACTCCTGGAGATCCGAATGCTAATCTTAACGAAGCCAAAGATTTCTGGGCCTATATGGCAACCAAACATGGTGGAAAAAAACATGTATTGTTTGAAATCTGTAATGAACCCAATGGAGTCAGCTGGTCTACAGTGAAGACATATGCAAATGCCGTCATTCCTGTAATCAGAGCTATTGATCCAAGTACAATTATAATTGTAGGTACACCAAACTGGAGTCAGGATGTTGACATTGCAGCCAATGATCCTTTAAACTATAATAACCTGATGTATTCTCTACATTTTTATAGTGGTACACACGGAGCATCTTTAAGACAAAAAGGAGATGCTGCGATAGCAAAGGGTAAAGCACTTTTTGTAACTGAATGTGGTTCTTCTGATGCAAGTGGTAACGGTGGTCCTTACCTTTCTGAATTTGATAACTGGATCAGTTGGATGAATTCAAAGAAAATAAGCTGGATCAACTGGAGTTATTGTGATAAAGCGGAAGCTTCTGCAGCTCTTAAGCCTGGTGCCTGTGATGCGGATGCCTGGAATGACCTTTCCACATCAGGGGCTTATATGAAAACTAAATTATCAGTTGCTGATAATTTTATTTCCTGTGTTGTAAATTCTGCTCCAACTGTTTCTATTACTGGACCTGCAAACAATGCTGCTTTTTTTGCCGGTGCAAGCATAACACTCACTGCCAATGCCGCAGATGCAGATGGGAAAATCAGTAAAGTGGAATATTATAACGGTAACACATTATTGGGGGCCTCAACTACCTCTCCTTATACTTATATCTGGACAGGAGTAGCAGCAGGAACACATACCATCACAGCTAAGGCTACTGATAACAGCGGGGCTACTACTACCTCAACAGCAGTCACTGTTGTTGTAACGGCAAACAAAGTTCCAACAGTTTCAATTACAGCTCCTGCCAACAATGCAACTTTTGAAGGAGGTACAAATATAACACTTACTGCTAGTGCTACAGATGCTGATGGCACAATCAGTAAAGTGGAATTTTATAATGGAACCACATTGTTAGGATCAGTAACTAATTCTCCTTATACATACACCTGGCCAGCAGTTGCTGCCGGAACTTATACTATCACTGCAAAGGCGACTGATGATAAAGGAGGTATTGGTACCTCAGCTTCTGTAAAGATTGTTGTCACAGTTCCTCAAACACCATATGGTGGTAAAGCTTGGCCTATTCCGGGAAGAATCGAAGCTGAAAATTACGATCTGGGAGGAAGTGGCCTTGGATATTTTGATTCTGATGAAGGGAACAGGGGGGAGGCTTTCAGAAAAGACGATGTTGATATTGAAGTGTCAACTGATGTAGGCGGAGGGTATAATATTGGCTGGACAGTCAAAGGTGAATGGCTGGAGTATACTGTGGATGTATCGGAGGCTGGGAAATATGATTTTAAAGTAAGAGTGGCCGCTATTGCTACGGGTAAAACCATGCATATTGAAATGAATGGGGTTAATGTTACGGGGGGGATTAAAGTTCCCAATACAGGTGATTTCCAGGTATGGCAGACAGTTATCATTCCTGCCGTCTCCTTAATGGCTGGAAATCAAATCATGAGGATTGTTTTCGATTCGGATGAGATAAACCTTAATTATGTCGATGTAGCTGCTGGTAATAAAGCTCCAATAGTGAGTATTACAGCTCCTGCAAATAATACTGCTTATGTTGCAGCAGCATCATTTACAATCACTGCAAATGCAGCTGATTCAGATGGTAATATTACCAAGGTTGAGTTTTACAATGGGAGTACTTTATTAGGAAGCGATGCAACATCTCCATATTCTTTCAATTGGAATAATGTTGCTGCAGGTACTTATTTGATTACTGCAAAAGCAACAGACAATAATGGAGCATCAACCGAAAGTACTCCCATTACTGTAGTTGTGAACGCCAATAAACTTCCATCTGTTGCATTGACGACCCCTGCCAATAACACGGTTCTTCAGGCTCCGGCTTCAAATGTTTTGTTGACAGCTTTTGCCACTGATACTGATGGATCTGTAGTTAAAGTCGAGTTTTATAATGGAGCCACATTGCTTGGAAGTGTTAATACTTCACCTTATACTTATACTATATCAAGTCTTACAGCAGGCACTTATACTTTAATGGCTAAAGTTACAGATGATAAAGGCGGAGTTTCTACCTCTTCAGCTATAACCCTTGTTGTGAACCAAAGTCCTCTGGTTTCAATTGCATCTCCTCTTAACAATGCATCCTTTGTAGCTCCCGGGGATATTACCATTACCGCAGAAGCTTCAGATGCAGATGGATTGATTTCAAAAGTAGAATTTTATAATGGAAGTACTTTGCTTGGGTCTGATTTAACAGCTCCATATAGTTTTACCTGGACTTCTGTACCTGCCGGAAAATACAATATTACAGTTAAAGCTACTGATAATAATGGTGGAGTAGCAATTTCTTCTTCTGTTTTGTTGATTGTAAACCAGGCACCTTCGGTTACAATAATATCACCAGCAAACAATGCGGCATTTGTAGTGCCTGCTTCGGTTGCAATAGATGTTGATGCAACAGATTCAGATGGATCAGTTATAAAAGTGGAATTTTATTCTGGAGAAGTACTGATAGGGACAGATCTTGCAGCTCCATTTAGCTATACAATGTCAGAACTACCTGTCGGTACTTATTTCATTACTGCCAAAGCAACAGATGATAAAGGAGAAACGACAACTAGTTCAGCTGTATCATTTACAGTGAATGAAAATCAGCCTCCTGTTGTTGTGGTCAATGCTCCTTTAAACAACAGTACAGTTAAAATCGGCTCATCTGTTAGTTTTGACATTTCTGTAAGTGATCCTGATGGAAGTGTTAAAAAGGTTGAATACTACAATGGAACAGTTTTAATAGGAACTTCAACTACTGCTCCGTTTAATATTAACTGGACTTTACCAGTAGCTGGTTCTTATAGTATTACTATTAAGGTTACTGATAACCATGGTGGAGTGACAGTTTCATCTCCCTTGCTATTGACTGCTGTGACAAATCAACCACCTAAAGTAAGAATCACATCTCCAAAAAATAACGATATATTTTTATCTTCAAAAGAGATAATTTTAACAGCAGACGCTTCAGATGCAGATGGAAAGGTATCAAAAGTTGAATTTTACATTGGTAGTTCACTCTTAGGAACTGCTGTTAATGCTCCATATGAATTTACATGGTTCGATCCTGGAGATGGCATATATACCATTATTGCAGTTGCATCGGACGACAATGGAGCAAAGATGCCGTCAGTTCCTGTTACAATTAATGTTGCTCCGGTTGTATCCGGAATTCAATCTGGATCAACATTGTCACAGTTGAAATTATATCCTAATCCTAGTAATGCTGACTTCAAATTTGTAGTAAATGAAGACATCGAAAGTTATTCGGTTATTAATCTTCTGGGTGAAGAGATTTCTTCAGAGGGAAGAGTCTCCGGCGGACAGGAAATGAATCTGGGAGGAGATCTTGAGCAGGGGGCTTATGTTTTAAAAGTAAATTATGCTTCTGGTAAAAAAGAGTCTGTAAGGATGATTAAAATAAAATAA